Proteins from one Muntiacus reevesi chromosome X, mMunRee1.1, whole genome shotgun sequence genomic window:
- the RGN gene encoding regucalcin → MTMSSIKIECVLRENCHCGESPVWEEASNSLLFVDIPAKKVCRWDSLSKQVQRVSVDAPVSSVALRQLGGYVATVGTKFCALNWEDQSTVVLATVDKEKKNNRFNDGKVDPAGRYFAGTMAEETAPAVLERRQGSLYSLFPDHHVEKYFDQVDISNGLDWSLDHKIFYYIDSLSYSVDAFDYDLQTGKISNRRSVYKLEKEEQIPDGMCIDVEGKLWVACYNGGRVIRLDPETGKRLQTVKLPVDKTTSCCFGGKDYSEMYVTCARDGLDSKGLLQQPEAGGIFKITGLGVKGIPPYPYTG, encoded by the exons ATGACAATGTCTTCCATTAAGATTGAGTGTGTTTTGCGGGAGAACTGCCACTGCGGTGAGTCTCCAGTATGGGAGGAGGCGTCCAACTCTCTGCTCTTCGTAGATATTCCTGCCAAAAAGGTTTGCCGGTGGGATTCTCTCAGCAAGCAAGTGCAGCGAGTGTCCGTGG ATGCCCCTGTCAGCTCTGTGGCCCTTCGCCAGTTGGGAGGCTATGTTGCCACAGTTGGAACAAAGTTCTGTGCTTTGAACTGGGAAGATCAGTCAACAGTTGTCTTGGCCACAGtagataaagagaagaaaaacaatcgATTCAATGATGGGAAGGTGGATCCCGCTGGGAGATACTTTGCCG GTACCATGGCTGAGGAAACAGCTCCGGCAGTTTTGGAGCGCCGCCAAGGGTCCTTGTACTCCCTCTTTCCCGATCACCATGTGGAAAAGTACTTTGACCAGGTGGACATCTCCAATGGTTTGGATTGGTCTCTGGACCACAAAATCTTCTATTACATAGATAGCCTGTCCTACTCCGTGGATGCCTTTGACTATGACCTGCAGACGGGAAAGATCT CCAACCGCAGAAGTGTTTACAAgctggagaaagaagaacaaatccCAGATGGAATGTGTATAGATGTCGAGGGGAAGCTCTGGGTGGCCTGTTACAATGGAGGAAGAGTGATCCGTTTGGATCCTGAGACAG GGAAAAGACTCCAAACTGTGAAGTTGCCTGTTGATAAAACAACCTCATGCTGCTTTGGAGGGAAGGATTACTCTGAAATGTACGTGACCTGTGCCCGGGATGGGTTGGACTCCAAGGGTCTTCTGCAGCAACCTGAGGCTGGTGGAATTTTCAAG ataACTGGCCTAGGAGTCAAAGGAATCCCTCCCTATCCTTACACAGGATGA